From the Deltaproteobacteria bacterium PRO3 genome, one window contains:
- a CDS encoding c-type cytochrome, which translates to MPSCRGCDDERNRKNPGSGDPQGVPDHPGPGRRGGRRLPPVGRGLRRRGGLRDAPPHRPGRGRPRRHRQGVGEAGPRVESTRIKRRTMKRSAFLLMPLATLWNLSCTGPAEIGPKYGDVYGAPPSQVGDTLPKGDKFFSGPGVAKLPEVPRIDASPVKEVRLDVTHKVIELDSGVKFHGWTFGDDIPGPTIRVRQGDRVKFTLTNRSTETVQVVPPMPHSIDFHSAMVSPQDKYRSIDPGQTLTFEWTANYPGVFMYHCATPMVLQHLAAGMYGMVIVDPKGGWPGKVDREYAVVQSEFYLQDKPGADGVYEIDMDKVEKKQPTYVTFNGRVNRHLTEGLKARPGERVRIFFLNAGPDDTSSFHVIGTIFDKVWLDGNPANQFRGLQTILLGASNGAIVEFVIPEAGKYVLVDHEFADAHHGALGAVDATEGKTGLPEEPAPKPAAPPPAKETAPAASPAAEAAAPPAATGLADMPGAKLFKTKTCYTCHSIGKGKMTGPDLKGIFARRDEAWLRKYILDPVTMTKEDPVAIQLKAEYKTQMPKVPLTNEELDQLLAYLKEATK; encoded by the coding sequence ATGCCATCGTGTCGAGGCTGCGACGATGAGCGAAACCGAAAAAACCCGGGGTCAGGCGATCCTCAAGGAGTTCCAGACCATCCTGGCCCTGGAAGAAGAGGCGGCCGCCGCCTACCTCCAGTTGGCCGAGGACTGCGACGACGCGGAGGCCTGCGAGATGCTCCGCCGCATCGCCCGGGAAGAGGTCGCCCACGTCGCCATCGCCAAGGAGTTGGTGAAGCTGGCCCAAGGGTGGAAAGCACCCGAATAAAAAGGAGGACTATGAAACGCAGCGCCTTTCTCCTCATGCCCCTCGCAACGCTCTGGAACCTCTCCTGCACCGGACCCGCCGAGATCGGACCCAAATACGGCGACGTCTACGGCGCCCCTCCGTCCCAGGTCGGGGACACGCTCCCGAAGGGGGATAAATTCTTCTCCGGCCCCGGAGTTGCGAAGCTACCCGAGGTGCCGAGGATCGACGCCTCGCCGGTCAAGGAGGTCCGCCTCGACGTCACGCACAAGGTGATCGAGCTGGACAGCGGCGTTAAGTTCCACGGCTGGACCTTCGGCGACGATATCCCCGGGCCTACCATCCGCGTTCGGCAGGGCGACCGGGTCAAGTTCACCCTCACCAACCGCAGCACCGAGACCGTGCAGGTCGTGCCGCCGATGCCGCATTCCATCGATTTCCACTCCGCCATGGTCTCGCCGCAAGACAAGTACCGCTCGATCGATCCCGGCCAGACGCTGACCTTCGAGTGGACCGCCAACTACCCCGGCGTCTTCATGTACCACTGCGCCACGCCGATGGTCCTGCAGCACTTGGCCGCCGGCATGTACGGCATGGTGATCGTCGACCCGAAGGGCGGCTGGCCCGGCAAAGTGGACCGCGAGTACGCCGTGGTGCAGAGCGAGTTCTACCTGCAGGACAAGCCCGGCGCCGACGGCGTCTACGAGATCGACATGGACAAGGTGGAGAAGAAGCAGCCGACCTACGTCACCTTCAACGGGAGGGTGAACCGCCACCTCACCGAGGGCCTGAAGGCGCGGCCCGGCGAGCGGGTGCGGATCTTCTTTCTCAACGCCGGCCCCGATGACACCTCGAGCTTTCACGTGATCGGCACCATCTTCGACAAGGTCTGGCTGGACGGAAATCCGGCGAACCAATTCCGCGGCCTCCAGACCATCCTGCTTGGGGCCTCCAACGGCGCCATCGTCGAGTTCGTGATCCCCGAGGCCGGGAAGTACGTCTTGGTGGACCACGAGTTCGCCGACGCCCATCACGGGGCCTTGGGGGCGGTCGACGCCACCGAGGGCAAGACCGGTCTTCCCGAAGAGCCGGCGCCCAAGCCTGCCGCGCCGCCTCCCGCGAAGGAGACGGCCCCCGCCGCCAGCCCGGCCGCCGAGGCCGCGGCGCCGCCGGCCGCCACCGGCCTGGCCGACATGCCCGGGGCCAAGCTGTTCAAGACCAAGACCTGTTACACCTGCCACAGCATCGGCAAGGGCAAGATGACCGGTCCCGACCTGAAGGGCATCTTCGCCCGCCGCGACGAGGCCTGGCTTCGAAAATACATCCTCGACCCCGTCACGATGACCAAGGAGGATCCCGTCGCGATCCAGCTGAAGGCGGAGTACAAGACTCAGATGCCCAAGGTCCCCTTGACGAACGAGGAGCTGGACCAGCTCCTCGCCTACCTGAAGGAGGCCACGAAATGA
- a CDS encoding NnrS family protein: MNEKSIKNLFLEPYRLFFAGGSLYAVLAVALWFTWLHLLDHQISWFDFRVGPAQYHSHVMLFGVMGFYVFGFILTAFPRFVGQPHPSPRAVAAWFLGLAGGQAAFFLGATRSPKWMILAGVLEGLSYLSLLFFLGRLYLRSGKWREDKQPRFLLLALGFGTLGLLLSYVYYAADGSFTFYTLSIEFGTYGFLFLLVVGITYRIVPFFAGRVIQGYEGRRGAHTLAIVTALILLRILLVTLWADGPRQHYASWAINLALLAVLVTEWLRWRPWQAKETPILFVLFLGLFWILVFLGFSGYELAYHLTHRQAGVYPVLRTPALHALYIGAFGTLVLAISTRVVRGHGGAPIVADRFTLAALLLMQLAALWRVFVPVFLEGTGSLWLRNYWAGLLWCAAFGVWALRYLPFLFRPKPPEAAG; the protein is encoded by the coding sequence ATGAACGAAAAATCCATAAAAAACCTGTTCCTGGAACCCTACCGGCTCTTTTTCGCCGGCGGCTCCCTCTACGCGGTCCTGGCCGTGGCCCTCTGGTTCACCTGGCTCCACCTGCTGGACCACCAGATTTCCTGGTTCGACTTCCGCGTGGGACCGGCGCAGTACCACTCCCACGTCATGCTCTTCGGGGTGATGGGCTTCTATGTCTTCGGCTTCATCCTCACCGCCTTCCCGCGCTTCGTGGGGCAGCCCCATCCCTCGCCCCGCGCCGTGGCGGCCTGGTTTCTGGGCCTGGCGGGGGGCCAAGCGGCTTTCTTCCTCGGGGCCACCCGCTCGCCTAAGTGGATGATCCTGGCAGGCGTCCTGGAAGGGCTGAGCTACTTGAGCCTGCTGTTCTTCCTCGGCCGGCTCTACCTGCGCTCCGGGAAGTGGCGCGAGGACAAGCAGCCGCGCTTCCTGCTGCTCGCCCTCGGCTTCGGGACCCTCGGCCTCCTCCTCTCCTATGTCTATTACGCGGCCGACGGCAGCTTCACCTTCTACACCCTCAGCATCGAGTTCGGCACCTACGGCTTCCTCTTCCTCCTAGTCGTCGGGATCACCTACCGCATCGTCCCCTTCTTCGCGGGGCGGGTGATCCAGGGCTATGAAGGCCGGCGCGGCGCCCACACCCTGGCGATCGTGACGGCGCTCATCCTGCTGCGCATCCTCCTCGTCACGCTTTGGGCCGACGGCCCGCGCCAGCACTACGCCTCCTGGGCGATCAACCTCGCCCTGCTGGCGGTCTTGGTGACGGAGTGGCTGCGCTGGCGGCCCTGGCAGGCCAAGGAGACGCCGATCCTCTTCGTCCTCTTCCTTGGGCTCTTCTGGATCTTGGTCTTTTTGGGATTCTCTGGCTACGAGTTGGCCTATCACCTGACGCATCGCCAGGCGGGCGTCTACCCGGTCCTGCGGACGCCGGCCCTGCACGCCCTCTACATCGGGGCCTTCGGGACGCTGGTCCTGGCGATCAGCACCCGCGTGGTACGCGGCCACGGCGGCGCGCCGATCGTGGCGGACCGCTTCACCCTGGCCGCCCTGCTCCTGATGCAGCTCGCGGCCCTCTGGCGGGTCTTCGTGCCGGTCTTCCTCGAGGGGACGGGCAGCCTCTGGCTGAGAAATTATTGGGCGGGGCTCCTGTGGTGCGCGGCCTTTGGGGTTTGGGCGCTGCGCTATCTCCCCTTCCTGTTCCGACCCAAGCCGCCCGAGGCCGCCGGCTGA
- a CDS encoding molybdenum cofactor biosynthesis protein MoaE: MGEISPLRRRRGIRSGKLPSPARRRDRPDPARSRRLKGFMLIRLIQEAVDSGEALQEVRHPSCGAVALFEGNIREQNEGRQVLALEYEVYERLFHAELRRIFAEAKERWSFYKAALIQRVGRLEIGETGIVLAVSAAHRREALEACAYIIEEFKRRAPVWKREHYPEGSEWVACHHH; encoded by the coding sequence ATGGGGGAAATTTCTCCGCTTCGCCGTCGGCGAGGAATACGTTCCGGCAAATTACCGTCCCCGGCACGGCGACGAGATCGCCCTGATCCCGCCCGTAGCCGGAGGCTGAAAGGCTTTATGCTGATAAGACTCATCCAAGAAGCCGTCGACAGCGGCGAGGCCCTCCAGGAGGTGCGACATCCTTCCTGCGGCGCCGTGGCCCTCTTCGAGGGAAATATCCGCGAACAGAACGAGGGCCGGCAGGTCCTGGCGCTGGAGTATGAAGTCTACGAGCGGCTCTTCCACGCCGAACTCCGCCGCATCTTCGCCGAGGCGAAGGAACGATGGAGCTTTTACAAGGCCGCCCTGATCCAACGGGTCGGTCGCCTCGAGATCGGCGAGACGGGGATCGTCCTGGCCGTCTCCGCCGCCCACCGCCGCGAGGCCCTGGAGGCCTGTGCCTACATCATCGAGGAGTTCAAGCGCCGCGCCCCGGTCTGGAAGCGCGAGCATTATCCCGAGGGCTCGGAGTGGGTCGCCTGCCACCATCATTGA
- a CDS encoding MoaD/ThiS family protein: MSVRLLFFSVLRDRMRRGEAECELQEGESVLDLARRVLEPTLGPLEWGKFLRFAVGEEYVPANYRPRHGDEIALIPPVAGG, translated from the coding sequence ATGAGCGTGCGTCTCTTGTTCTTTTCGGTGTTGCGTGACCGCATGCGGCGGGGCGAGGCGGAGTGCGAGCTGCAGGAGGGCGAGAGCGTCCTCGACCTCGCCCGGCGCGTCCTCGAGCCGACGCTCGGTCCGCTGGAATGGGGGAAATTTCTCCGCTTCGCCGTCGGCGAGGAATACGTTCCGGCAAATTACCGTCCCCGGCACGGCGACGAGATCGCCCTGATCCCGCCCGTAGCCGGAGGCTGA
- a CDS encoding molybdopterin molybdotransferase MoeA translates to MISVPEAQARIVEAVSPFPGQALALAEAWGRVLTKPIDASIPSPVFDNSAMDGYALRAADTAAAGPGAPVSLFVAATVPAGICLKSPLKPGEAMRIFTGAKIPEGADAVVKQEDVERAGEAIRLSRPVSGGENIRRRGEELEIGAEILGPGRPLQAAALALLAGFGFERVEVHAAPRVGILVTGSELVPPGVPLEPAQIYESNSFGLNAALQELGLVPAFAERCRDRREDLQWALAEGLQRADFLIVTGGVSVGDFDFVKEAAADAGVREVFWKVRQKPGKPVFFGKKEEGKCLFGLPGNPASALVCFYEYVRPALLRALGARELFLPALRLPLAQGLKKKPGLRHFLKARADLGGAAPSLHILEGQGSHLMRSFAAANALAVLPEEGESWAAGDLVEAHLLPSIFQAWRGG, encoded by the coding sequence ATGATTTCCGTCCCTGAGGCCCAAGCGAGAATCGTCGAGGCAGTGAGCCCCTTTCCCGGCCAAGCGCTGGCGCTCGCCGAGGCCTGGGGGAGGGTCCTGACGAAACCCATAGACGCCTCGATCCCGAGTCCCGTCTTCGACAATTCCGCGATGGACGGCTATGCGCTGCGCGCCGCCGACACCGCGGCGGCGGGACCCGGGGCGCCGGTGTCCCTCTTCGTCGCGGCCACCGTTCCTGCGGGGATCTGTCTGAAAAGCCCGCTGAAGCCCGGCGAGGCGATGCGGATCTTCACCGGGGCCAAAATTCCGGAGGGCGCGGACGCGGTAGTCAAGCAGGAGGACGTCGAGCGCGCGGGCGAGGCGATTCGCCTGAGCCGGCCGGTTTCGGGGGGAGAGAACATCCGGCGCCGCGGCGAGGAGTTGGAGATCGGCGCCGAGATCCTCGGTCCCGGGCGGCCCCTGCAGGCGGCCGCGCTGGCCTTGCTGGCCGGCTTCGGCTTCGAGCGGGTCGAAGTGCACGCCGCGCCCCGCGTCGGGATCTTGGTCACGGGTTCGGAGCTGGTGCCGCCGGGGGTCCCCTTGGAGCCGGCCCAGATCTACGAGTCCAACTCCTTCGGCCTGAACGCGGCCCTCCAAGAGCTGGGGCTTGTGCCTGCCTTCGCCGAGCGCTGCCGCGACCGGCGGGAAGACCTCCAGTGGGCCCTCGCGGAGGGCCTGCAGCGCGCGGACTTCTTGATCGTGACGGGCGGCGTGTCGGTGGGTGACTTCGATTTCGTCAAGGAGGCGGCGGCCGACGCCGGGGTGCGAGAGGTCTTTTGGAAGGTCCGGCAGAAGCCCGGCAAACCCGTCTTCTTCGGAAAAAAGGAGGAAGGGAAATGTCTCTTCGGCCTGCCGGGAAACCCCGCCAGTGCCCTGGTGTGTTTCTACGAGTACGTCCGCCCGGCCCTGCTGCGCGCTTTGGGCGCGCGCGAGCTCTTCCTTCCCGCGCTGCGCCTGCCGCTTGCGCAAGGCCTGAAGAAGAAGCCCGGCCTGCGCCACTTCTTGAAGGCCCGCGCGGATCTCGGCGGGGCGGCGCCCAGCCTGCATATCCTGGAAGGACAGGGCTCCCACCTGATGCGCAGTTTCGCCGCGGCCAACGCCCTGGCCGTGCTTCCGGAGGAAGGGGAGTCCTGGGCGGCGGGCGACCTTGTGGAGGCGCATCTGCTGCCTTCGATCTTTCAGGCATGGAGAGGAGGTTGA
- a CDS encoding hemerythrin domain-containing protein, translating into MEERNITQFFERDHDRLDALFGQFQTGKRSDFPAAKRAFKEFLTGLQRHIVWEEELLFPAFEQATGMRDVGPTAVMRMEHRQIHQCLEEIHQKVRVQDPNSDAEEARLLSVLGQHNVKEEQVLYPAIDRMVAPEVRARILAEVQAGASAPAHECCSCG; encoded by the coding sequence ATGGAGGAACGCAACATCACCCAATTTTTCGAACGCGATCACGATCGCCTCGACGCCTTGTTCGGACAGTTCCAAACAGGCAAGCGATCGGATTTTCCGGCGGCCAAGCGGGCCTTCAAGGAATTCCTCACCGGCCTGCAGCGGCACATCGTCTGGGAGGAGGAGCTGCTGTTTCCCGCCTTCGAACAGGCCACCGGCATGCGGGACGTGGGGCCGACCGCCGTGATGCGGATGGAGCACCGGCAGATCCACCAGTGCCTGGAAGAGATCCACCAAAAGGTCCGCGTCCAGGACCCGAACAGCGATGCGGAGGAGGCGAGGCTGCTCTCGGTGCTGGGACAGCACAACGTGAAGGAAGAGCAGGTCCTGTATCCCGCGATCGACCGCATGGTCGCGCCGGAGGTTCGCGCGAGGATCCTTGCCGAGGTGCAGGCGGGGGCCTCGGCCCCGGCCCACGAGTGTTGCAGTTGCGGGTGA
- a CDS encoding sulfite exporter TauE/SafE family protein, with protein MELLSFLLPLFFLTAMVYATAGFAGGSTYLALLALFAFPYEAMPKVALLCNLVVAGGGFWVFLRAGYFSPKKVLPFVLTSIPMAYLGGRIPLGKTLFLWLLALSLLAAGLRMLLSERSFTVRREPSWGRAWALGLPIGAALGLLSGLVGIGGGIFLSPVLYFLGWSHSREAAAAAAFFILVNSVSGLFGQFAKSGQDLDWGLALPLMAAVFLGGQIGSRLGAGKISKLTLQRVTAALILSVSGRLLWGLF; from the coding sequence ATGGAGCTGCTCTCCTTTCTGTTGCCCCTGTTCTTCCTGACCGCCATGGTCTATGCCACGGCGGGCTTCGCGGGAGGCTCGACCTATCTGGCGCTCCTGGCCTTGTTCGCCTTTCCCTACGAGGCGATGCCGAAGGTGGCCTTGCTCTGCAACCTCGTGGTGGCGGGAGGTGGCTTTTGGGTCTTCCTGCGCGCCGGGTATTTTTCGCCGAAGAAGGTCCTGCCCTTCGTCCTCACCTCCATCCCCATGGCCTACCTCGGGGGGCGGATCCCCCTCGGCAAGACGCTCTTCCTTTGGCTCTTGGCCTTGAGCCTGCTCGCCGCGGGCCTGCGCATGCTGCTCTCCGAGCGCTCCTTCACCGTCCGGCGGGAGCCCTCTTGGGGAAGGGCCTGGGCCCTGGGGCTTCCGATCGGGGCCGCGCTGGGCCTGCTCTCGGGCCTGGTCGGGATCGGCGGCGGCATCTTTCTTTCTCCCGTCCTTTATTTCTTGGGCTGGAGCCACAGCCGCGAGGCGGCCGCGGCCGCCGCCTTCTTCATCCTGGTCAATTCGGTCTCCGGCCTCTTCGGACAGTTTGCCAAATCCGGCCAGGATTTAGATTGGGGCCTGGCCCTGCCCCTGATGGCCGCGGTGTTCCTGGGCGGACAGATCGGCAGCCGGCTCGGCGCCGGGAAGATTTCCAAACTCACCCTGCAGCGCGTGACCGCGGCCCTGATCCTCTCGGTCTCCGGTCGCCTCTTGTGGGGCCTATTCTGA
- a CDS encoding bifunctional molybdenum cofactor biosynthesis protein MoaC/MoaB has protein sequence MIDISEKIETLRSAIAATEVRARQETIERAWRGETPKGEVLVVARAAGVLAAKKTPELIPYCHPLALDKVAIHFEKGEGRIAVRAEVVAIGRTGVEMEALTAAAVAALTVYDMVKGIDKDVTLGETRLLEKRGGKSDFVESFPVPLKAAVLVTSDSVSAGKKGDKSGKRICEAMAKFPVEVLSYEVIPDDRDKIRARLLEYVERGLDLVLSTGGTGLGPRDVTAEVVREIAEREIPGIGEAMRVYGQRRTPYAMLSRGLAAQRGKTLLLTLPGSSNGVKESIAALFPNVLHAFNMMRGGGH, from the coding sequence ATGATCGACATCTCCGAAAAGATCGAGACCCTGCGCAGCGCGATCGCGGCGACGGAAGTCCGCGCCAGGCAGGAAACCATCGAGCGGGCTTGGCGCGGCGAGACCCCGAAGGGCGAGGTCCTCGTCGTGGCGCGGGCCGCGGGCGTCCTTGCGGCCAAAAAGACGCCCGAATTGATCCCATACTGCCATCCCCTCGCCTTGGACAAGGTGGCGATCCATTTCGAAAAAGGGGAGGGCCGCATCGCCGTCCGCGCGGAGGTTGTGGCCATCGGCCGCACCGGCGTCGAGATGGAGGCCCTGACCGCCGCGGCCGTCGCGGCCCTGACGGTCTACGACATGGTCAAGGGCATCGACAAGGACGTCACGCTCGGCGAGACCCGCCTCTTGGAGAAGCGGGGCGGAAAGAGCGATTTCGTCGAGAGCTTCCCCGTCCCGCTGAAGGCCGCGGTCCTGGTGACCTCCGACAGCGTCTCCGCGGGCAAGAAGGGCGACAAGTCGGGCAAGCGGATCTGCGAGGCGATGGCGAAGTTTCCGGTCGAGGTCTTGAGCTACGAGGTGATCCCCGACGACCGGGACAAGATCCGGGCGAGGCTGTTGGAATACGTCGAGCGGGGGCTCGACCTGGTCTTAAGCACCGGCGGGACGGGCCTGGGGCCCCGCGACGTCACGGCGGAGGTGGTTCGGGAGATCGCCGAGCGCGAGATCCCCGGCATCGGCGAGGCGATGCGGGTCTACGGCCAGCGCCGTACGCCCTACGCCATGCTCTCCCGCGGCCTCGCCGCCCAGCGCGGCAAGACGCTGCTGCTGACGTTGCCCGGGTCGTCCAACGGCGTGAAGGAGTCGATCGCCGCGCTGTTTCCCAACGTCCTGCACGCCTTCAACATGATGCGCGGGGGAGGGCATTGA
- the moaA gene encoding GTP 3',8-cyclase MoaA: MLCDGYRRKIEYLRLSVTDLCNLRCRYCMPLEGAVKRERADILSFEEIARVVAAFARQGVKGVRLTGGEPLLRKDLPRLIEMLRAVPGIEELSLTTNGVHLAAQAAALRRAGLDRVNVHLDTLDPEKFRRITRWGRLEEVLAGLRAAKEAGFSPLKLNAVLLKGWNDSEVEAMLRFAAQEGLILRWIELMPIGPGLEMSDRFLPSSWVRERLEEKYRLLPYGKRLGRGPAEYYKVFELNAVVGFIHAVSEPFCEKCNRVRLSSDGRLQDCLAYDESESLLDLLRRPGVREADLEAKILRMIQIKRPDHGGFRRPACNATAGMYGIGG; the protein is encoded by the coding sequence ATGCTCTGTGACGGCTACCGGCGGAAGATCGAATACCTGCGCCTCTCGGTGACGGATCTCTGCAACCTGCGCTGCCGCTACTGCATGCCGCTCGAGGGCGCGGTGAAGCGGGAGCGCGCGGACATCCTCAGCTTCGAGGAGATCGCCCGGGTGGTCGCGGCCTTCGCCCGCCAAGGCGTCAAGGGCGTCCGCCTCACCGGCGGCGAGCCCTTGCTGCGCAAGGATCTCCCTCGCCTGATCGAAATGCTGCGCGCCGTCCCCGGCATCGAGGAGCTCTCCCTCACCACCAACGGCGTCCACCTGGCCGCCCAGGCGGCGGCGTTGCGGCGCGCCGGCTTAGATCGCGTCAACGTCCACCTTGACACCCTGGACCCCGAGAAATTCCGCCGGATCACCCGCTGGGGTCGCTTGGAGGAGGTCCTCGCGGGCCTGCGCGCCGCCAAGGAAGCGGGTTTTTCTCCGCTCAAGCTCAACGCCGTCCTCCTCAAGGGCTGGAACGACTCGGAGGTCGAGGCGATGCTGCGCTTCGCCGCCCAGGAAGGCTTGATCCTGCGTTGGATCGAGCTGATGCCGATCGGCCCGGGCCTGGAAATGTCCGATCGCTTCCTGCCCAGCTCCTGGGTTCGGGAGAGACTCGAGGAAAAATACCGCCTGCTTCCTTACGGCAAACGCCTCGGCCGCGGGCCGGCGGAGTACTACAAGGTCTTCGAGCTCAACGCGGTGGTGGGTTTCATCCACGCGGTCTCCGAGCCCTTCTGCGAAAAATGCAACCGCGTCCGGCTTTCGTCGGACGGGCGCCTACAAGATTGCCTGGCCTATGACGAATCCGAATCCCTGCTGGACCTGCTGCGGCGGCCCGGCGTCCGCGAGGCGGATCTCGAGGCCAAGATCCTCCGCATGATCCAAATCAAGCGCCCGGATCACGGCGGCTTCCGCCGGCCGGCATGCAACGCTACCGCCGGCATGTACGGGATCGGCGGCTAG
- a CDS encoding molybdenum cofactor guanylyltransferase, with product MNPIYPEVTGVLLAGGRSRRFGRNKALAEFQDQRLIERVLAALRAVFPKILVATNTPEEYEFLPAELLRDEAPYLGPLGGILSALQKIETPYAFVAACDMPLLNPEAIRGVVAAGLGHAAAVPFHPGGREYLMALYARSLIPQIRASLERGVFAMRDFCAGLEDLRWVPMAGESAANVNTPEDLRRLEGRHAL from the coding sequence GTGAACCCCATCTATCCCGAAGTCACGGGGGTCCTGCTCGCGGGCGGGAGATCCCGGCGCTTCGGCCGCAACAAGGCCCTGGCGGAATTCCAAGACCAACGCCTGATCGAGCGAGTCCTGGCCGCGCTGCGCGCGGTCTTTCCCAAGATCCTGGTCGCCACCAATACGCCCGAGGAATACGAGTTCCTGCCCGCCGAGCTGCTGCGCGACGAGGCGCCTTACCTGGGGCCGCTGGGCGGGATCCTCAGCGCCCTGCAAAAGATCGAGACGCCCTACGCCTTCGTCGCCGCCTGCGACATGCCCCTGCTGAATCCCGAGGCGATCCGCGGCGTGGTCGCGGCGGGTCTCGGCCATGCCGCCGCCGTGCCCTTTCACCCGGGAGGGCGGGAATACCTGATGGCCCTCTACGCGAGGTCCCTGATCCCGCAAATCCGCGCGTCCTTGGAGCGCGGCGTCTTCGCGATGCGCGATTTTTGCGCCGGGCTCGAGGACCTGCGCTGGGTGCCCATGGCGGGCGAGAGCGCCGCCAACGTCAACACGCCCGAGGATCTGAGACGGCTGGAGGGGCGCCATGCTCTGTGA
- a CDS encoding twin-arginine translocase TatA/TatE family subunit, whose protein sequence is MSLGPGEITALVLVVFLIFGPSKLPGLGRGIGEFFKNFRKEVKDVQRDVEDAKQQLKG, encoded by the coding sequence ATGAGCCTCGGTCCCGGAGAAATTACAGCGCTGGTCTTGGTCGTCTTCCTGATCTTCGGTCCCTCGAAGCTGCCCGGCTTGGGCCGCGGCATCGGCGAGTTTTTCAAGAACTTCAGGAAAGAAGTGAAGGACGTCCAACGCGACGTCGAGGACGCCAAGCAACAGCTCAAGGGATGA
- a CDS encoding hemerythrin domain-containing protein: MSQEPIKRFVEHGVEQSPCSPMEPPEARSSSVEQIPEESLVAPLRAFVAEHREYEKVLNVFEQSLLALKQNEWRFNPEISAGLKRFFQFQDESVLAHHRKEEKCLFPFLREKFLATGEHSPSGKPVTPVEVMEDDHLKVGQSTCLVFNLLGLAPRLEDAKSRQVLLEHAFHLGQEIVETMRLHIYKENTVIFPLAQQLISADEWRVIARMMEEI; encoded by the coding sequence ATGTCGCAAGAGCCCATCAAGCGTTTCGTCGAGCACGGCGTCGAGCAAAGCCCCTGCAGCCCCATGGAGCCGCCCGAGGCGCGCTCGAGCTCCGTCGAGCAGATCCCGGAGGAATCCCTGGTCGCGCCGCTCCGCGCCTTCGTCGCGGAGCATCGGGAATACGAAAAGGTCCTCAACGTCTTCGAGCAGTCCCTCCTGGCGCTGAAGCAAAACGAGTGGCGCTTCAACCCGGAGATCTCCGCCGGCCTGAAGCGCTTCTTCCAGTTTCAGGACGAGAGCGTCCTGGCGCATCACCGCAAGGAGGAGAAGTGCCTCTTCCCCTTCCTGCGAGAAAAATTCCTCGCGACGGGCGAGCACAGCCCCAGCGGCAAGCCCGTCACGCCCGTCGAGGTGATGGAGGACGATCACCTGAAGGTCGGCCAATCGACTTGCCTCGTCTTCAACCTGCTCGGCCTCGCCCCGCGCCTGGAGGATGCGAAGTCGCGGCAGGTCCTGCTCGAGCACGCCTTTCATCTCGGCCAAGAAATCGTGGAGACGATGCGTCTGCACATCTACAAGGAAAACACCGTGATCTTCCCGCTCGCCCAACAGCTGATCTCGGCGGACGAGTGGCGCGTCATCGCCCGGATGATGGAAGAAATCTAA